AACGAGTCTTGTACGACATTTTGATACAGGCAGGAAAGGTAGTAGAACTGTATGTTCCTCGTGATAAGGAAACAGAGAAGCCCAAAGGTTATGCTTTTGCAGAGTATGAGACGGAGGAAATAGCCAACTATGCTGTTAGGCTGTTCTCAGGCCTTGTTACTCTCTACAATCGAACACTTAAATTTGCGGTATGTTCCCATTGTCTATTATGTAGTTCTTCCTTTCTCCCACTGCTGCCTGCTGAATCATCTTTCGGTGATTTTCCAAGGATTTTGCATTGCCAAAAAACACCTTCAGATGGTTAATATTACTCTCATGGCTTTACCTTGTTTCTGATGTATGTATGTTTGCCATATTCCCTGTGCCCAAGCTTTCAAGTGGGACTATTCTTGTCTTCTAATGTCAATACCACTTCTAGTTGGTCGGATATGACCACGGATGGGATTAGGGATCAATATGATCATTAacaatctttttaaaatgatcattACCGGTTGATAGGTTGACTTTTACTGTATACCCATTAGACTGCGGTCTAGCTTTTTTATAATGGCATTGAAATTTTGATGTGCAGATATCTGGGCAGGACAAGTCCTCCTCAAATACTTCTGCAGCAAATCCCTCCCAAAATCTAAGACCCAACCGTCCAGAAAGCGACAGTATAGACATTCCTCAAAATTCTGCTGGGTTATCTACTCCTGGCAGAGCTTCAGCATATTCAGATAACCATTCTCACGGTAATGTGCATATTTTATCTCTGTAGGTATTGTATATTGAGCATGCACGTGACTTGTCATTTCCATTTATATTAATGTTGTATTCTTTCTTTGGGTTTAGCTTCCGTTCCTACTGGTATGACACAAGAACGTAATGGCTTTGGATCTCGTTCAAGTAGTTATGAGTACAGTCGAAGAGTTTTTGGAGCAACCCTGGAAAGCATTAACCACACTAGGTCACGCCGTTATGATACAAGTAACCCGGTGTCTTATCCCTCCTATCAATCGCCAAGCTAGCTAGTTTCACATTATCCATCACCATTCTTATCAGATTTGTGTAGCTTGGTAGTCAATTAATATGTTTTTAGGTTTGGTTGTTGTCCTGATTGAAAGTGGGGTAGTGCAGGTGGTTAGTCATCTTTGTAAATTAGCATAGATGTTAAGTCTTGTGGATTTGCTTTAGCAGCCAGAGCTAGACTTGTTCATAAGTTGTTCATTTGGTTGTAGAAGtatttttgttagtttttatttgtgAAGTTCGATTTTCCTTGTTTGAGCATTAAGTATCCTTTTGGTGCTGAACCTTAAATCTTGCTCATGGTGGCTTTCAGCTTGTAGTAAAGCAGTACAGTTCTTGCCTCTGCTTTTatgcttcttttttgttgatattttcttttgataggCTGTGAATAAACTCAgactttcccttttttattgGAGTGAAAAATGTCAAAAGCGTGACTTgaaattaggggtgtgcaaaagaaccgggaccCGCCCAGACTGCtcggaaccggtggttcttgagggaaccgttCGGTTCCCgtttccaatttatgggaaccggtgggtaccagTCTGGTTCCCAGTTCCATGGGCAAATCTGCCCACCCGGACTAGActaattatattataataatatattgatttttaatattaaaataaatttcgaaattactaATTAGAAATCTAAATTTTAGGGTTCCATCTCTTCTCATGGTTTCCATGTTTTAATAAGAATTTAGTAAAGTGTGTAAGCTACCTTTCAATAACTTAACAAATGGCTCCTTTAAAAAATACTTTCGGACTCACATATGACACTATGTTCAAGAATATGTGGAGTATCGGTGGAAttgtttttacaaaaaaaattcggTAAAGCAAATTTTATAAGAGATTGAACATTGTTAGAggataaatgaaaagatgatatacatatgacaatcatctaaaatcttaaacttaaagaatattttagatttcaactaaaatgattcaaaaatagaaaaaaaacttatttctcttctttggtagtgttttccaataaaataaagaaaaatgatacccttaattaagccggttcgatttaaagaaaaatattattcaacaTGAAAAGTATTCACGGCGGGATTTGGAAAACGATATTATTATTGGTGAaaccggttccatggatctaTCCAGGAACTAAACcagaccggcggtccggttcccgggtggatccatggaataACGGGTGGTTCCCAGCTCCATTTTTTTGGAACtagtccttagcgggcggttcttGGTTCTAGGCCGGGAACCGCgcacccggaccatgcacacccctacttgaAATGGCATTCTGGGGATGTCTGGAGTGAAAGGATGCTGTTCTAATATGTTACAAGAGCAGGGAATAGATAATTTGCAGTGGTTAAAGTGGTAGTTTCTAATTGAAAACAAATCTCCTGCTGCTTactttcaactttttattttccggGGAGATGACCCGTCAAGAATGAATGATATATGTTCGGAGATATAGTCATCTTTTACACCACTTGTAGATCGGTTGATGCATGGGCTGAACTTTGGTCTGCATCTATCTTGGATGAGACTGCATCATATTTTCTGTCAAAGTCACTATATTAGACATTCTCTGGTTCATTGGGTGGTAAATGTCCTTGAAATAATAGTCATGGATCAAGATCGGGAACAAAATTTCAAGCAACTTAAATTAACTTTGCAGTCGTgcgttttttatttatttattttttaatgttttgccTGTTTGGCCAGGATGGTttgtggtgtttttttttttaaaatattttttggatagaatatgttaAATGAATTCTGTTATTGTGAAAttaagaaaacagaaaaggacACACTGATCATTAACCGTAGATTAGCGAATCAAACTAAGGCTAGGGGATCTTCATTTACACTTGGTTGGCACTATAGATCCCTCCTAGCtagttcatcatcatcaacgcTGACCTATTCAAAGTTAATGAACTTTGTAAACATTGGGATGCAAATTCTTTTGCTCAGTGAAAttaagaaaacaga
The window above is part of the Eucalyptus grandis isolate ANBG69807.140 chromosome 6, ASM1654582v1, whole genome shotgun sequence genome. Proteins encoded here:
- the LOC104449795 gene encoding RNA-binding protein 7, with the protein product MSGNRDRTVYVGNLDERVSERVLYDILIQAGKVVELYVPRDKETEKPKGYAFAEYETEEIANYAVRLFSGLVTLYNRTLKFAISGQDKSSSNTSAANPSQNLRPNRPESDSIDIPQNSAGLSTPGRASAYSDNHSHASVPTGMTQERNGFGSRSSSYEYSRRVFGATLESINHTRSRRYDTSNPVSYPSYQSPS